The following are from one region of the Streptomyces fradiae genome:
- a CDS encoding globin domain-containing protein — translation MLSEQSAPVVRATLPAVGGALDEITERFYAGMFAAHPELLRDLFNRGNQATGDQRKALAGSIAAFAGALLEHPDTRPDVMLSRIAHKHASLGVTSEQYKIVHEHLFAAIVAVLGDAVTPEVAQAWDEVYWLMANALIALEARLYEGRGVAEGEVWHPMEIAGRDEETADTVSFTLRRPDGRPTADFRPGQYVSVQVTLPDGARQIRQYSLSTAPGRPDWRITVKRVDGDPAGEVSSWLHAHGTVGDRVAVSEPFGDLVLPEGDGPLLLASAGIGSTPMLAMLDHLVATGSTRPVTVVHADRSPAGHAHREELRRLVDALPQGSLHLWYEEPGAADARLGRADVTALDLPEGVTAYLCGPLPFMRAVRGDLLGRGVAAADVHYEVFGPDLWLGAAA, via the coding sequence ATGCTGTCCGAGCAGTCCGCACCGGTCGTCCGCGCCACCCTTCCCGCCGTCGGCGGGGCCCTCGACGAGATCACCGAGCGCTTCTACGCGGGGATGTTCGCCGCCCACCCCGAGCTGCTGCGGGATCTGTTCAACCGCGGGAACCAGGCCACCGGAGACCAGCGCAAGGCGCTGGCCGGCTCCATAGCCGCCTTCGCGGGCGCCCTGCTCGAGCACCCGGACACCCGCCCCGACGTGATGCTCTCGCGGATCGCCCACAAGCACGCCTCGCTCGGCGTCACCTCGGAGCAGTACAAGATCGTCCACGAGCACCTCTTCGCCGCGATCGTCGCCGTCCTCGGCGACGCCGTGACGCCGGAGGTCGCCCAGGCCTGGGACGAGGTGTACTGGCTGATGGCCAACGCCCTGATCGCGCTGGAGGCCCGGCTCTACGAGGGGCGCGGGGTCGCCGAGGGCGAGGTCTGGCACCCGATGGAGATCGCCGGACGGGACGAGGAGACCGCCGACACCGTCTCCTTCACGCTGCGCCGCCCCGACGGCCGGCCCACCGCGGACTTCCGGCCCGGCCAGTACGTGAGCGTCCAGGTCACGCTGCCCGACGGCGCCCGGCAGATCCGCCAGTACAGCCTGTCCACCGCCCCGGGCCGCCCCGACTGGCGGATCACCGTCAAGCGCGTGGACGGCGACCCGGCCGGCGAGGTCTCCTCCTGGCTGCACGCCCACGGCACCGTCGGCGACCGGGTCGCCGTGTCCGAGCCCTTCGGCGACCTTGTCCTTCCCGAGGGCGACGGCCCGCTGCTGCTCGCCTCGGCGGGCATCGGCTCCACCCCCATGCTGGCGATGCTGGACCACCTCGTCGCGACCGGTTCGACCCGCCCGGTCACCGTCGTCCACGCCGACCGCTCCCCCGCCGGCCACGCCCACCGCGAGGAGCTGCGCCGGCTGGTCGACGCGCTGCCGCAGGGCTCGCTGCACCTCTGGTACGAGGAGCCGGGCGCCGCGGACGCCCGCCTCGGCCGCGCCGACGTCACCGCGCTCGACCTGCCGGAGGGCGTGACCGCCTATCTGTGCGGCCCGCTGCCCTTCATGCGCGCGGTGCGCGGCGACCTGCTCGGCCGCGGTGTCGCCGCGGCGGACGTGCACTACGAGGTCTTCGGCCCCGACCTGTGGCTCGGTGCCGCGGCCTGA